One genomic region from Nostoc sp. C052 encodes:
- a CDS encoding thermonuclease family protein: protein MLPKISFVAISVLLVAQMSLPVFANNLTATVVSVGDGDTIRVRTGNKTVTLRLACIDAPEMKQNPWGQQSATRLKQLLPVGQSVTLRAIETDKYKRLVAEVFVENRSVNVSMVQEGQAVVYRQYLKSCPQSKDSLLQGENTAKQQRLAFWSQANPVMPWDFRHRATQKTTSQAIQPQQQNNCDPAYPDFCIPKNSPDLDCRNISQRRFKVLPPDPHGFDRDGDGIGCEK, encoded by the coding sequence ATGCTTCCGAAAATTTCCTTTGTTGCAATTAGCGTTCTGCTTGTAGCTCAAATGTCGTTACCCGTATTTGCCAACAATCTTACCGCCACAGTTGTAAGCGTAGGCGACGGTGACACCATACGGGTGAGAACTGGTAACAAAACTGTAACACTCCGCCTCGCTTGCATTGATGCACCAGAGATGAAACAGAATCCTTGGGGTCAACAATCGGCAACGCGACTAAAGCAATTACTTCCAGTAGGACAGTCCGTTACCCTACGTGCTATTGAAACTGACAAATATAAGCGCTTAGTTGCAGAGGTGTTTGTCGAGAATCGCAGTGTCAACGTGAGTATGGTGCAAGAGGGACAGGCTGTAGTGTATCGTCAGTATCTCAAAAGTTGCCCACAATCTAAAGATAGTTTGTTGCAGGGTGAAAACACCGCCAAACAACAGCGTTTAGCATTTTGGAGTCAGGCTAATCCTGTGATGCCTTGGGACTTCCGCCACAGAGCTACCCAAAAGACAACTTCACAGGCGATTCAACCGCAGCAACAGAATAACTGCGATCCTGCTTACCCAGATTTTTGCATTCCAAAGAATTCACCAGACTTAGATTGCCGAAATATTAGCCAACGAAGGTTTAAAGTGCTGCCACCAGATCCTCATGGGTTTGACCGAGATGGTGATGGGATTGGGTGCGAAAAATAA
- a CDS encoding phytanoyl-CoA dioxygenase family protein: MTEYLTGKKTTIEQLNEWIEFFHTHGFLVIDNVLTPEQCQLLKNDLDETLKKIEGENYHESKKMMMKRMFEHSKQNLNLFALEPIVTFAEHLIGGANGIGYSIQDGVPNANIIHVIHNNSFKIPPNTDGLAKNAWHQDDTPHVISLDGEPLTNIRLNVLAFTVNYYLTDVLSERNGPTQVIPGSHLFGKFCNGDISGYEDRVYNCLGAMGSAVCFNNQVWHRGSRNSSSITRYITQITYAKRLVGHKYEPFMNYQMPSHCYEEADQRLKQLLGFLPNGAYG; encoded by the coding sequence ATGACTGAATATTTAACTGGTAAAAAAACAACTATAGAGCAACTAAATGAATGGATTGAGTTTTTTCATACTCATGGTTTTCTTGTAATTGACAATGTGTTGACACCTGAACAATGTCAGCTTCTAAAGAATGATTTAGATGAAACTCTCAAAAAAATTGAAGGTGAAAATTATCACGAATCAAAAAAAATGATGATGAAGCGAATGTTCGAGCATTCAAAGCAAAATCTAAATCTTTTTGCTTTAGAACCCATAGTTACATTTGCAGAACATTTAATTGGTGGAGCAAATGGAATAGGTTACTCAATACAGGATGGTGTTCCCAACGCTAATATAATTCATGTTATCCACAATAACTCATTTAAGATTCCTCCAAACACTGATGGTTTGGCTAAAAATGCTTGGCATCAAGACGATACACCGCACGTAATTTCCCTTGATGGGGAACCCTTAACCAACATTCGCCTGAATGTTCTAGCATTCACAGTAAATTATTACTTGACAGATGTACTATCTGAAAGAAATGGGCCAACTCAGGTGATTCCAGGATCTCATCTGTTTGGCAAGTTCTGCAATGGTGATATTTCTGGATATGAAGACCGGGTTTATAACTGCTTGGGAGCAATGGGTTCTGCTGTTTGTTTTAACAATCAGGTATGGCATAGAGGGTCTAGAAATTCGTCCTCTATAACTCGCTACATTACGCAGATTACCTATGCAAAAAGACTGGTTGGGCATAAGTACGAACCCTTTATGAATTATCAAATGCCTAGTCACTGCTATGAAGAAGCAGACCAGAGATTGAAGCAACTCTTAGGATTTCTTCCCAACGGCGCTTATGGTTAA
- a CDS encoding DUF1392 family protein produces MINQITALESCWHISPEWGQSMPPLAVKMLEKVVLPISDLSGYCCGVQWERQQWIYAIVCQNETLYLAEQEFHRTNRLEKSTVFTPAFKLGDIVEVDFGEQPTRRIIQGIVSLKDNWLYGVEWRSPILEEVSAQSRTIWLADVDLVNVSV; encoded by the coding sequence ATGATTAACCAAATTACCGCCTTAGAATCCTGTTGGCATATTTCTCCTGAATGGGGTCAGTCCATGCCTCCCTTAGCAGTGAAAATGTTAGAAAAAGTTGTGTTGCCAATCTCAGATTTGTCAGGCTACTGCTGTGGTGTTCAGTGGGAAAGACAGCAATGGATTTATGCAATTGTTTGCCAGAATGAAACTCTCTACTTAGCTGAACAAGAATTTCATAGAACAAATCGACTAGAAAAGTCCACTGTTTTTACTCCAGCTTTTAAATTGGGGGATATAGTTGAGGTTGATTTCGGTGAACAGCCGACACGCCGTATTATTCAAGGAATTGTTAGCCTCAAAGATAATTGGCTTTATGGGGTAGAGTGGCGCTCTCCAATTTTAGAAGAAGTGTCTGCCCAAAGCAGAACAATATGGCTTGCTGATGTTGATTTAGTCAATGTTAGTGTATGA
- a CDS encoding FAD-dependent oxidoreductase — protein MNNPLAKNDTNILVIGAGVSGLTTAICLREAGFNVVIVADRFAPDLTSIVAGALWEWPPAVCGRHGSPRSLERSKDWCMTTYNKFKKIHTEFGSEKTGIYLRDGYFYFKDVLENRPADLNKMNELKDKVDGFERGLHIVKKTIDLNFQGGIKDAYKHMAPMTNTDVYMNWLLQYVKDIGCEIIQEKITVNVVQNEQELLSRFNARAIVNCAGLGPLSTTNALRIGKSSCFA, from the coding sequence ATGAACAACCCATTAGCGAAAAATGATACGAACATTTTAGTAATTGGAGCAGGAGTCAGTGGTCTAACAACTGCTATATGTCTAAGAGAGGCAGGTTTTAATGTTGTGATTGTTGCAGATCGTTTTGCCCCAGACTTAACCTCTATTGTGGCAGGTGCATTATGGGAATGGCCTCCAGCAGTCTGTGGTCGTCATGGATCTCCTAGATCGCTGGAACGCTCTAAAGACTGGTGTATGACTACCTATAATAAATTCAAGAAAATACATACAGAGTTTGGTTCAGAAAAAACAGGGATTTATTTGAGGGATGGGTATTTCTATTTTAAGGATGTTTTGGAAAATCGACCTGCTGATCTAAACAAAATGAATGAGTTGAAGGATAAAGTTGATGGATTTGAAAGAGGTTTACATATTGTCAAAAAAACGATTGATTTGAATTTTCAAGGAGGTATAAAAGATGCTTATAAACACATGGCTCCGATGACAAATACCGATGTTTACATGAATTGGCTACTTCAATATGTAAAGGATATTGGATGTGAGATTATCCAGGAGAAAATCACTGTCAATGTAGTTCAAAATGAACAGGAACTACTTAGCCGTTTTAATGCAAGGGCAATTGTTAATTGTGCTGGGCTAGGTCCACTTAGTACAACAAATGCTCTGCGAATCGGCAAATCCAGTTGCTTTGCATAG
- a CDS encoding peptidase, whose product MNRAFRKYHRQIAIILCLPLFVTVLTGMCFTVVHEWFHQRKLGQFILQIHTLEIIHLEKIYPILNGLGLIGLLITGLSMTGLFRQHSNSQTKA is encoded by the coding sequence ATGAACCGAGCTTTTCGCAAATATCATCGTCAGATTGCCATTATTCTATGTCTTCCCTTGTTTGTGACTGTGCTAACAGGTATGTGTTTTACTGTTGTCCATGAATGGTTTCATCAACGAAAACTAGGTCAATTTATTCTGCAAATTCATACCTTAGAAATCATCCATTTAGAAAAAATATATCCAATTTTAAACGGTTTGGGATTAATTGGTTTGTTGATTACTGGTTTGAGTATGACAGGCTTATTTCGTCAACACTCAAATTCACAAACCAAAGCATAG
- a CDS encoding WGR domain-containing protein, with protein sequence MEIYLVFVDAIQNSNKFWAAIVEDGNLTVQWGRVGYKAQTKIHTLGNHQRAIAKFHNLVAEKKSKGYSESQPEIDASRSVADIRRAIQLLNIIRPSIANRIFHDGYINALNEYLKIVPTPLGMQIDYHRVYRTVEDIDYQRELLNSLLATSAPQVAAVVVGHAPEATAEPNVVSLKTISKNFWRHL encoded by the coding sequence ATGGAAATCTATTTAGTCTTTGTTGATGCTATCCAGAACAGCAATAAGTTCTGGGCGGCTATTGTTGAAGATGGTAACTTAACAGTGCAGTGGGGCAGAGTCGGTTATAAGGCGCAAACGAAAATCCACACATTAGGCAATCATCAAAGAGCCATTGCTAAATTTCATAATCTGGTAGCAGAAAAGAAATCCAAAGGTTACAGCGAAAGCCAGCCAGAGATTGATGCTAGTCGCAGTGTTGCAGACATTAGACGAGCTATTCAATTATTGAATATTATCCGTCCTTCTATTGCTAATAGAATTTTTCACGATGGCTATATTAACGCCCTAAATGAATATCTGAAAATAGTACCAACACCTTTAGGGATGCAAATTGACTACCACAGAGTTTACCGCACAGTAGAAGATATTGACTATCAGCGAGAGTTACTCAACTCTCTGTTAGCGACATCTGCACCACAAGTTGCTGCGGTAGTTGTTGGTCATGCCCCTGAAGCGACAGCAGAACCCAATGTAGTCAGTCTCAAGACTATCAGTAAGAACTTCTGGCGACATTTGTGA
- a CDS encoding DUF3598 family protein codes for MDAKERNWNYCTNHLLNWHGIWTRYTPVGDVKESFQSLRSFKSNPEKTKIIHTNTYSYANGENKQESWEFNFLSKHSFFSNRFYPYLILYPKRMSFSCGNLLAVTIDMNTEET; via the coding sequence ATGGATGCAAAAGAACGAAATTGGAATTATTGTACTAACCATTTGCTTAATTGGCATGGAATTTGGACGCGATATACACCAGTTGGTGATGTCAAAGAATCATTTCAAAGTCTGAGAAGTTTTAAAAGCAATCCAGAAAAGACTAAAATCATCCATACTAATACTTATAGTTATGCAAATGGTGAAAATAAGCAAGAGAGTTGGGAATTTAATTTTCTGTCAAAGCACTCCTTTTTCTCTAATCGCTTTTACCCATACCTTATCCTGTACCCAAAAAGGATGAGCTTCAGTTGTGGTAATCTTCTCGCCGTCACCATAGATATGAATACAGAAGAGACATAA
- a CDS encoding right-handed parallel beta-helix repeat-containing protein has translation MSTFTVTNTNNSGAGSLRQAVLNANAMTGKDIINFGGLFTDGLAHTISLTGSGLSITDDLIIVGTNPSKLTIKDDTADRVFDIASGVISAINGLTITNTYNGSNGTPGGGGISNEGVLTLNNSIITGNTVYHNAINFYGNTISAGGGIYNTGSLTVNYSTISNNSAGDVLSANGDGGGIYNTGSLTVNYSNIIGNTTGYGGGIYSDQDLKTSIKPNSVSVNYSTISHNSSASEGGGIYLHYGTLNHDTVTNNSASEEGGGIYIYDAQVNYSIITNNSVGSSGGGISLSQGTVNYSSISGNSAGDIGGGISGQGTVNYSSISGNWSPSGGGIVGIGGLTVNYGSITDNTADYGGGIYVTNGGGIVNHSIISGNTAKDAGGGIFYSGLISPDSDLGFNDHIVVIDSTLSNNQAGIGAAVYNDGNLTLAKSTISNNKAQSGGGIYNDGALILSNSTLSNNQAHFGGGIYNDGILTVGNSIIRHNKAFGIELSSGKFESGKGGGIYTSDSAGYPAPTLDYSTVACNFDTPEEDSNKFIKLDNIVGKFINIGSVVRV, from the coding sequence ATGTCTACATTTACCGTCACTAATACGAACAACAGTGGTGCAGGTTCACTGCGGCAGGCAGTTCTAAATGCCAATGCCATGACAGGAAAAGATATCATCAATTTTGGTGGGCTGTTTACAGATGGGCTAGCTCATACCATCAGTTTGACTGGTAGTGGTTTGAGTATCACAGATGACTTGATAATTGTTGGTACAAATCCGAGCAAACTAACTATTAAGGATGATACTGCTGATCGTGTTTTTGACATTGCTAGTGGTGTAATATCTGCAATCAACGGGCTGACTATTACAAATACATATAATGGCTCCAATGGCACACCAGGGGGTGGTGGTATTTCCAATGAAGGTGTTCTTACCTTAAACAACAGCATAATCACTGGCAATACAGTATATCATAATGCAATAAACTTCTACGGAAACACCATCAGTGCGGGTGGTGGTATTTATAATACTGGCAGCCTCACAGTCAACTATAGTACTATTAGTAACAATTCGGCTGGTGATGTTTTATCTGCCAACGGTGATGGTGGTGGTATTTATAATACTGGCAGCCTCACAGTCAACTATAGCAACATCATTGGTAACACAACAGGTTATGGTGGTGGTATCTATAGTGACCAGGATTTAAAAACTAGTATCAAGCCTAACTCAGTATCGGTGAATTACAGTACCATCAGTCACAATAGTTCGGCAAGTGAAGGGGGCGGTATCTATTTACATTATGGCACGCTCAATCACGACACCGTCACTAACAATTCGGCAAGTGAAGAAGGTGGCGGCATCTATATATACGATGCTCAGGTGAATTACAGCATTATCACTAACAATTCGGTAGGTAGCAGCGGCGGTGGTATCTCATTAAGTCAAGGTACAGTAAATTACAGCAGTATCAGTGGCAATTCGGCGGGTGACATCGGCGGTGGTATATCAGGTCAAGGTACAGTAAATTACAGCAGTATCAGTGGCAATTGGTCCCCATCTGGCGGCGGCATTGTAGGCATTGGTGGTTTGACAGTAAATTACGGCAGCATCACTGACAACACAGCAGATTATGGCGGTGGCATCTACGTAACTAATGGTGGTGGGATAGTAAATCACAGTATAATCAGTGGTAACACGGCTAAAGATGCGGGTGGAGGGATATTTTATAGCGGGCTTATTTCTCCAGATAGTGATCTGGGTTTTAATGATCATATAGTCGTGATTGATAGCACCCTTAGTAACAATCAAGCAGGCATTGGTGCTGCCGTTTACAATGATGGCAACTTAACATTAGCCAAAAGCACTATTAGTAACAATAAAGCACAGTCTGGCGGTGGTATTTACAATGATGGCGCTTTAATATTAAGCAACAGCACCCTCAGTAACAATCAAGCACACTTTGGCGGTGGCATTTACAATGATGGTATCTTAACAGTAGGCAACAGTATTATCAGGCACAATAAAGCTTTCGGAATCGAACTCAGTTCTGGTAAATTCGAGTCTGGCAAGGGTGGCGGGATTTACACCTCTGACTCTGCTGGCTATCCCGCTCCCACATTAGACTACAGTACCGTCGCTTGTAACTTTGACACACCCGAAGAGGATTCAAATAAGTTTATCAAGCTTGATAATATTGTAGGTAAATTCATTAACATTGGTTCAGTCGTGAGAGTTTAA
- a CDS encoding GNAT family N-acetyltransferase yields MCLNDIVIARATLSDVTGILKLAQANDAEHGGMLLGHLEPEAVMMTISKMPSIVARKDGQVVGFLLSWSKATANLPIITVMLQAYAGTKDSYLYGPICVDETMRGQGIAAVMFAKLKDFLPEREGILFIKANNKASLQAHQKMGMCKMGEFIYEGTEFLVFAYNG; encoded by the coding sequence ATGTGTCTCAATGATATCGTGATTGCTCGTGCCACCCTCAGCGATGTTACTGGAATTCTCAAGTTGGCGCAAGCCAATGACGCAGAACATGGTGGTATGTTGTTAGGTCATCTTGAGCCAGAGGCAGTGATGATGACCATATCTAAAATGCCGAGCATTGTAGCCCGCAAAGATGGGCAAGTTGTAGGATTCTTACTCAGTTGGTCAAAGGCAACTGCTAATTTACCAATTATAACGGTAATGTTACAAGCCTATGCTGGTACAAAAGATTCTTACTTATATGGCCCCATCTGTGTTGATGAAACTATGCGAGGGCAAGGTATTGCTGCGGTAATGTTTGCTAAATTGAAAGATTTTTTACCAGAACGGGAAGGGATACTGTTCATCAAGGCAAACAACAAAGCATCACTTCAGGCACATCAAAAGATGGGTATGTGCAAGATGGGAGAGTTCATCTATGAAGGCACTGAATTTTTGGTATTCGCCTATAATGGCTAA
- a CDS encoding filamentous hemagglutinin N-terminal domain-containing protein: MFFVNPNGIFFGSNGSSNVGGSFVATTAFNKPLV, translated from the coding sequence GTGTTTTTTGTAAATCCCAATGGCATCTTTTTTGGTTCTAATGGCAGTTCAAATGTCGGTGGTTCATTTGTAGCAACCACTGCCTTCAATAAACCACTTGTATAA